In the genome of Sphingopyxis sp. YF1, the window GGGCACCTCAAATGGACGCTCGAAACCTTCCTCAAGGCCTATTTCGAGACCGATGACATCGTGCTGCGCCTGCGCCCCTCCTATTTCCCCTTCACCGAACCCTCGGCCGAGGTCGACGTCGGCTACCGCCAAGAAAAGGGCAGGAGAATCGTCGGCGGCAACGGCGATGACGACGGCCATGCGTGGATGGAACTGCTCGGCAGCGGTATGGTCAACCGCCGCGTCATCACCAATTGCGGGCTCGATCCCGACGAATGGCAGGGCTTCGCCTTCGGGGTCGGGGTCGACCGGCTCGCGATGCTCAAATATGGCATGGACGATTTGCGCGCCTTCTTCGACGGCGATCTGCGCTGGTTGTCGCACTACGGGTTCGGCGCGCTGAGCGTGCCCACGCTCAGCGGGGGGATTTCGGCATGAAGATCACCCTCGACTGGCTCCGCGAACATTTGGAAGGCGACTATGGCGTCGCCGATGTCGTCGCGACGCTGAACCGCATCGGCCACGAGGTCGAAGGCGTCGAGAATCCGGCCGAGAAGCTCGCCGGCTTCCGCGTCGCCAAGGTGCTGACCGCCGACAAGCACCCGCAGGCCGACAAATTGCAGGTGCTGACCGTCGACACCGGCGACGGCGGCGAGCCGCTGACCGTCGTTTGCGGCGCGCCGAATGCGCGCGCGGGGCTGGTCGGCGTGCTCGGCCTGCCCGGCGCGGTGGTGCCGGCGAACGGCATGGAACTGAAGGTCGCCGCGGTGCGCGGGGTCACGTCGAACGGCATGATGTGTTCGACGCGCGAACTCGAGCTCGGCGACGACCATGACGGCATCATCGAGCTTTCCGCCGATGCCCCCATTGGCACCCCCTTCGCCGATTATGCCGGCGCGAACGACCCGGTGGTCGACATCTCGATCACCCCGAACCGGCAGGATTGCATGGGCGTGCGCGGGATCGCACGCGACCTCGCCGCCGCGGGGCTCGGCACGCTGAAGCCGCTCGCGATCCCCGCGATCGCCGGCGAAGGCCCGATCGCGACCGAAATCCGCACCGACGCGCCCGACGCCTGTCCCGCTTTCTATGGCCGCACGATCGCAGGGGTCGACAACAGCGTCGCGACCCCCGAATGGATGCGCCGCCGGCTCGACGCGATCGGGCAGCGTTCGATCTCGGCGCTCGTCGACATCAGCAATTATGTGATGTTCGACCTCGGCCGCCCGAGCCATATCTATGATCGCGCCAAGCTGACCGGCGCGCTCGTCGCGCGCCGCGCGACGGACGGCGAAACCGTCACCGCGTTGAACGGCAAAGACTATACGCTCGCAGGCGACATGACGGTGATCGCCGACGACAGCGGCGTCCACGATATCGCCGGCATCATGGGCGGCGAGCATAGCGGGTGCAGCGAAACGACGACCGATGTGCTCGTCGAAATCGCCTATTTCACCCCCGAACGCATCGCGCTGACGGGCCAAGCGCTCGCACTGACCAGCGACGCGCGCAGCCGGTTCGAGCGCGGGGTCGACCCGGCGTTCCTCGATGATGCAACCGCAATCGTGACGCAGTTGGTTCTCGACATTTGCGGCGGCACCCCGTCGGCAATGGCGCGCGCGGGCGAACCGCCGCTGGCGACCAAGACGGTCGACTATGACCCGGCGCTGTCGGCGACACTCGGCGGCATCGCGATCGAGCCGGCGAAGCAGCGCGCGATCCTCGAATCGCTGGGTTTCGGCATCACCGAGGGCAGTCCCTGGCGCATCGCGGTGCCGAGCTGGCGCCGCGATATCGACGCCGCGCCCGACATCGTCGAGGAAGTCACGCGCATCATCGGCTTCGACGCGATCGCATCGGTCGCGTTGCCGCGCACAGACGGCGTCGCCAAGCCGACCGCGACCGCCGAGCAGATGCTCGAACGCCGGCTGCGCCGCGCTGCTGCGGCGGCGGGTTATCATGAAGCGGTGACGTGGAGCTTCGTCAGCGAGCGCGAGGCCGCGCCCTTCGGCGGCGGCGCGTGGAGCCTCGCCAATCCGATCAGCGAAGAGCTGAAGGTGATGCGCCCCTCGCTGCTGCCCGGGCTGCTCGCCGCGGCGGCGCGCAACCAGAAGCGTGGGGCGGAGAGCATCCGTCTGTTCGAGATCGGGCGCCGTTACCTGAGCGATGCCGAGCGTCCGACGCTGTGCATCGTGATGGCGGGCGACCGCAGCGAGCGCGGCTGGCAAGCGGGCAAGGCGGCGGGTTTCGACGCCTTCGACGCCAAGGCCGCGGCGCTGGCGCTGCTCGACGCCGCGGGTGCGCCCGCCGACCGCTTGCAGGTGATGGAGCCGGTTGCCGAAGCCGGGGTCTGGCACCCCGGGCAGGCCGCGACGCTGCGGCTCGGCCCCAAGGCGGTGCTCGCCGAATTCGGCGCGCTGCACCCTTCGCTCGCGCGTCATTATGACGTCGACGGCGCAGTGATGGCAGTGCAGATCTTCCTTGATGCGATTCCCGCGAAGCGCGCGAGCGGCCCGGCGCGCAGCGCCTTCACCCCGCCCGCGCTGCAACCGGTGCGCCGGGACTTCGCGTTCCTCGCGCCCGACAGCCTGTCTGCCGCCGATCTGGTGCGCGCGGTGAAGGGCGCCGACAAGGCGCTGATCATCGACGCACGCCTGTTCGACCGCTTCGCGGGGGCGGGCGTGCCCGAAGGACAGGTCAGCCTGGCGGTCGAAGTCGTGCTGCAACCGGCCGAGAAAAGCTTCACCGAGGCCGAGCTGAAGGCGGTGGCGGATAAGGTCGTGGCAGCTGCGGCGAAAGCGGGGGCGGTGCTTCGGGGATAATCCCGAACCCGCCCATCGGCGTCCCGCGCATTGCCATAACGTCCGCCGCGATATAGGCTTGGCACCGATGAAGTCCGCCCCCTGTACCACCTGCATCGGGTTCCCGCGCTAACGCGAGGAACCGAACGGGCGCGCCGCACCGGCCGCGTCCTGCGGCAAGTTTTGCCTTCATCCCGTCGGCGGCTTGCCGCGGGCAATGCAGCAGGTACCCATCATGACAAATTTTTTCGAAAGCCCCTTCAAAGGGGTGACGCTCGACAAGCAGGTAACGCAGCCGAACATCCGGGTCGGACGCTTCAGCTATTATTCGGGCTATTATCACGGACACAGCTTCGACGATTGCGCGCGTTTCATCCTTCCCGACGAAGGGGGCGACCAGCTGATCATCGGCAGTTTCTGCTCGATCGGATCGGGCGCGGCTTTCATCATGGCCGGCAATCAGGGCCACCGAAACGAGTGGATCAGCACCTTTCCCTTTTTCTGGATGCCCGAGGTCGCCGCCTTTGCAGGAGCACAGAACGGCTATCTGCCCGCGGGCGACACCGTGGTCGGCCATGATGTCTGGATCGGGTCGGAAGCCGTCGTCATGCCGGGCGTCCGCATCGGCGACGGCGCCGTCATCGGCACGCGCGCGGTGGTGACACGCGACGTCGCCCCCTACACGATCGTCGGCGGCAACCCTGCCGCCCCGATCCGCAAGCGCTTCGACGACCGGCGCATCGCCCTGTTGCTCGAAATGGGCTGGTGGGACTGGCCGGAGGAGCGGTTGCGGGATGCAATGCCGCTGTTGACGAGCGGCGATGTCGATGCGCTCCATGCGCTTTGGATTTCCGGCCGGACAGGTTAAGCGCAACGATCGGCCCGAAGCAGCGACAGATGCTTCGGGCCGGCTTCGGCGGGCGTCGACTTCGCTCCGACGACCAACCTGCTAGGGGATCGGCGATGCGCTTGGCGACGATTACCAACTGGGCCTATGGCGCGACCGTCGTGCTGACGATCGTGTCGAGCACGACGATGATCCTTG includes:
- the pheT gene encoding phenylalanine--tRNA ligase subunit beta — encoded protein: MKITLDWLREHLEGDYGVADVVATLNRIGHEVEGVENPAEKLAGFRVAKVLTADKHPQADKLQVLTVDTGDGGEPLTVVCGAPNARAGLVGVLGLPGAVVPANGMELKVAAVRGVTSNGMMCSTRELELGDDHDGIIELSADAPIGTPFADYAGANDPVVDISITPNRQDCMGVRGIARDLAAAGLGTLKPLAIPAIAGEGPIATEIRTDAPDACPAFYGRTIAGVDNSVATPEWMRRRLDAIGQRSISALVDISNYVMFDLGRPSHIYDRAKLTGALVARRATDGETVTALNGKDYTLAGDMTVIADDSGVHDIAGIMGGEHSGCSETTTDVLVEIAYFTPERIALTGQALALTSDARSRFERGVDPAFLDDATAIVTQLVLDICGGTPSAMARAGEPPLATKTVDYDPALSATLGGIAIEPAKQRAILESLGFGITEGSPWRIAVPSWRRDIDAAPDIVEEVTRIIGFDAIASVALPRTDGVAKPTATAEQMLERRLRRAAAAAGYHEAVTWSFVSEREAAPFGGGAWSLANPISEELKVMRPSLLPGLLAAAARNQKRGAESIRLFEIGRRYLSDAERPTLCIVMAGDRSERGWQAGKAAGFDAFDAKAAALALLDAAGAPADRLQVMEPVAEAGVWHPGQAATLRLGPKAVLAEFGALHPSLARHYDVDGAVMAVQIFLDAIPAKRASGPARSAFTPPALQPVRRDFAFLAPDSLSAADLVRAVKGADKALIIDARLFDRFAGAGVPEGQVSLAVEVVLQPAEKSFTEAELKAVADKVVAAAAKAGAVLRG
- the catB gene encoding type B chloramphenicol O-acetyltransferase, with the protein product MTNFFESPFKGVTLDKQVTQPNIRVGRFSYYSGYYHGHSFDDCARFILPDEGGDQLIIGSFCSIGSGAAFIMAGNQGHRNEWISTFPFFWMPEVAAFAGAQNGYLPAGDTVVGHDVWIGSEAVVMPGVRIGDGAVIGTRAVVTRDVAPYTIVGGNPAAPIRKRFDDRRIALLLEMGWWDWPEERLRDAMPLLTSGDVDALHALWISGRTG